The genomic DNA CCCACTGGAACAGCAGCGCGAACACCGGAACGATCAGCGGCTGGAACAGGTGGTACGGCTTCCAGCGCTGTTCCGGGAACACGCGCAGCAGGCCGTAGCCGATGTCGTCGTCCATGCCGCGCACGTTGGTATAGGTGTGGTGGCGGTAGTTGTGCGAATGCCGCCAGTTGTCCGACGTCGCCACGATGTCCCACTCGTAGGTGCGGCTGTCGAACTGCGGGTCGTTCATGAAGTCGTACTGGCCGTGGATCACGTTGTGGCCGACTTCCATGTTCTCCATGATCTTCGACAGCGCCAGCAGCAGCACGCCGACGATGCACGCCGGCCACAGCAGCCACGGCACGAACGCCCCGCCTATCGCACCCACCATCAGCAGCGCGCGACCACCGAAGCCGGTGTAGCGCACCCAGCGCACCACCTTGCGGATGTAGTCGGCGTCCACCTTGCCGACGTCGGCCATGGTGCGGGTATGGAGCGCGTCGAGCTCGGCACCGAAGGCGTCGAGCTGCTGTTCGCTGAGGCGTACTGCTTTGGTCTTGGACATGTCGTTCCGCATTTCAGAGATCGAGGACGAGGTCGGTCAGCGCACTGTTCACGCACAGCTTCAGCGCGTGCGTCGGCTCTTCGCCGGCGCTGCCGGTGCGCAGGTCGCGCACGGCGCCGGCGGACTTGCCGCAGGCGCAGGTGTTGCAGATGCCCATCCGGCAGCCGGAGCGTGGCTTGAGGCCTTCGGCTTCCAGCGCGTCGAGCAGGGCCACGCCACGCGGCAGCTGCAGTTCGCGCCCGCTGCGCGCCAGGCGCACCGACACCGTGCCGGTATCGTCGGCAGGCGGGCGCGGCAGGGGCGTAAACGCCTCGGTGCGCAGCAGCGGCACGCGGCCGTCCAGCAGCGTCTCCACGGTGGCGATGAAACCGCCGGGGCCGCAGGCGTAGGTCTGGCGGCCGGCATGGTCGGCCACCACGGCGTCCAGCAGCGCGGCGTCGATGCGCCCGCCGGCCTCGTCGCCGGCCGCCGGCATTTCACCGGTGAGCACGAAACGCACGTCGAAGCCGGCATGGCGGGCGGCCAGTGCACGCAGTTCGTCGGCAAAGCAGAACTCGGCGCGGGTACGCGCCCAGTACAGCAGGGTCACCGGGGCGGGCATGC from Luteimonas sp. YGD11-2 includes the following:
- a CDS encoding ferredoxin reductase; translation: MSALLSQKARRSRLTQVAGAFMPPPVFDFWAQRLHPTWTWERPLARIVGHAPAAAGAVTLVLKPNRHWAGALPGQHVNLTAVIDGIRVTRSYSLDAPVHADGRISVTVKGVEGGRMSRHLLNPARIGDVLDIGPGFGELLVPANTTTPWLLLAAGSGITPLMALVRQLAAQGMPAPVTLLYWARTRAEFCFADELRALAARHAGFDVRFVLTGEMPAAGDEAGGRIDAALLDAVVADHAGRQTYACGPGGFIATVETLLDGRVPLLRTEAFTPLPRPPADDTGTVSVRLARSGRELQLPRGVALLDALEAEGLKPRSGCRMGICNTCACGKSAGAVRDLRTGSAGEEPTHALKLCVNSALTDLVLDL